Proteins from one Hemicordylus capensis ecotype Gifberg chromosome 7, rHemCap1.1.pri, whole genome shotgun sequence genomic window:
- the LOC128332870 gene encoding carcinoembryonic antigen-related cell adhesion molecule 3-like isoform X2, whose translation MIPSKYISIMDQVRCNSGWKISWRGLLLAASVLSSCFLHAPAQIAPTSAIHITMEPEHPVPGGSITLRPGGATDQFMSCSWYQGRSPHSRKLILIHYLPPFNGQTYGEGYSGRETAGLGCALRVNNLTSSDSGTYTMIKKGPGVPFEMGQVDIKIGFFSDG comes from the exons ATGATCCCCAGCAAGTATATCTCCATCATGGACCAGGTGCGCTGCAACTCAGGATGGAAGATCTCCTGGCGGGGACTGCTTTTAGCAG CCTCGGTCCTGAGTTCTTGCTTCCTGCACGCTCCAGCCCAGATTGCCCCCACCTCTGCCATCCACATCACGATGGAACCAGAACACCCGGTGCCAGGAGGCAGCATCACCCTGCGGCCAGGAGGAGCCACCGATCAGTTCATGAGCTGCAGCTGGTACCAAGGCAGGAGCCCCCATTCCAGGAAGCTGATCTTGATCCATTACCTCCCGCCGTTTAACGGGCAGACCTACGGAGAAGGCTACTCCGGGCGGGAGACGGCCGGCCTTGGCTGTGCCCTCCGCGTCAACAATTTGACGTCCAGCGACTCCGGAACCTACACGATGATCAAGAAAGGACCTGGGGTGCCTTTTGAAATGGGGCAGGTGGACATAAAGATAG
- the LOC128332870 gene encoding carcinoembryonic antigen-related cell adhesion molecule 3-like isoform X1, translating into MIPSKYISIMDQVRCNSGWKISWRGLLLAASVLSSCFLHAPAQIAPTSAIHITMEPEHPVPGGSITLRPGGATDQFMSCSWYQGRSPHSRKLILIHYLPPFNGQTYGEGYSGRETAGLGCALRVNNLTSSDSGTYTMIKKGPGVPFEMGQVDIKIEHLNATKVHSGGKVLP; encoded by the exons ATGATCCCCAGCAAGTATATCTCCATCATGGACCAGGTGCGCTGCAACTCAGGATGGAAGATCTCCTGGCGGGGACTGCTTTTAGCAG CCTCGGTCCTGAGTTCTTGCTTCCTGCACGCTCCAGCCCAGATTGCCCCCACCTCTGCCATCCACATCACGATGGAACCAGAACACCCGGTGCCAGGAGGCAGCATCACCCTGCGGCCAGGAGGAGCCACCGATCAGTTCATGAGCTGCAGCTGGTACCAAGGCAGGAGCCCCCATTCCAGGAAGCTGATCTTGATCCATTACCTCCCGCCGTTTAACGGGCAGACCTACGGAGAAGGCTACTCCGGGCGGGAGACGGCCGGCCTTGGCTGTGCCCTCCGCGTCAACAATTTGACGTCCAGCGACTCCGGAACCTACACGATGATCAAGAAAGGACCTGGGGTGCCTTTTGAAATGGGGCAGGTGGACATAAAGATAG
- the LOC128332883 gene encoding uncharacterized protein LOC128332883: MGRQLELPKVPRAEKRTQASCWAQRYPASPGQAILVSQRGRSIMSSSWSHPGASCPAAGCGKSWQMFFLAAGVFNACFQLIQSQTYINVGITLKPPAPVAKRNVTLVPGGEVADVDTCFWFRGGKEEKHRIFSYLLSPHFTPKQGPAYTGRETGDKNCSLHIRNLKAEDTGNYVVLKQKLASSEFLQGHVYLLVKDSKNKAIQGETENPHALLRIIVAGTIILEVGLTGLVLYYRVYSNNPGTREQTERRSFQLQAKGTVGSTRLCDALTLSAATMSHIQRTLALALIGRKRRKEKDHPAQPYMGSIPACNHISQPLEEKHHLFGNHEEVFLGLLMAPETHPDPQETSISAGEIKASSVPSFWLCSVLYSEDSVCLERLYEKHLGYFCSSSLSDAPAEIASSLHRLKLEIGLGPGDHLQKQYSMAPIRASTATTATSKPITMPEMAIKDCSEGVEEFSGRKKDIVELMCPCTKTCHHQTEEHTTEQPQSLSGSKEGPSCRLTRPNRLSLQDKEMMALPTSPRGSPKALILAGFLLSCVFSQLVPAQNQIRFSVDVKPPNPSAGQDVTFSLRNIPSPLIECSWTRDSPSGRSDEILAQNTSDPRRQIRGSGHTGRETLGPDCSLHIRELRKTDKGNYTVNILVQGNQNSGKGTSQQQPVEAFQTVYLSVSSWIQIQITSNPPHPKPGHNITLIQERIPQQFDSCVWSKRSLSGTQEEIFDYHQEEEEWKQKGSSARRRVKVLQDCSLHITNAVSADTGNYTVTAEVPVTKGQGQGEDFQQYKGYLVLKIAEQAGGKEPQRPGNSASLSYSARVLLGVLLGSLAWAETLKALLF; the protein is encoded by the exons ATGGGAAGGCAGTTGGAGCTCCCCAAGGTGCCGCGGGCAGAGAAAAGAACCCAGGCATCCTGCTGGGCACAAAGATACCCAGCCAGCCCTGGGCAAGCCATTCTGGTCTCCCAGAGAGGAAGAAGCATCATGTCCAGCAGCTGGAGTCATCCTGGAGCATCATGTCCAGCCGCTGGGTGTGGCAAGTCCTGGCAGATGTTCTTCCTAGCTG CCGGAGTCTTCAATGCTTGCTTCCAGCTGATTCAGAGTCAAACGTACATTAATGTGGGCATCACGTTGAAACCACCAGCTCCTGTTGCCAAAAGAAACGTCACTCTGGTGCCTGGAGGAGAGGTGGCGGATGTTGACACCTGCTTCTGGTTccgaggggggaaagaggagaagcATCGGATCTTCAGCTACTTGCTGTCTCCGCATTTTACCCCAAAACAAGGACCGGCTTATACGGGCCGCGAGACCGGAGACAAAAACTGCTCCTTGCACATCAGGAATCTCAAGGCCGAGGACACTGGCAACTATGTGGTTCTCAAGCAGAAACTGGCGAGCAGTGAATTTCTACAGGGGCATGTATATTTGCTGGTCAAAGACTCAA AAAACAAAGCTATTCAGGGAGAAACAGAAAACCCCCATGCCCTCCTTCGGATCATAGTTGCAGGGACCATCATTCTCGAAGTGGGACTCACGGGCTTGGTGCTGTATTACCGGGTCTACTCGAACAATCCTGG AACAAGAGAACAGACGGAGAGGAGGAGCTTTCAACTTCAGGCCAAGGGTACTGTAGGTAGTACCAGACTGTGTGATGCTCTCACTCTTTCGGCAGCCACCATGTCACACATTCAGAGAACCCTTGCTCTTGCTCTAATAG gtagaaaaagaagaaaagaaaaagaccaCCCAGCTCAGCCATATATGGGCAGCATTCCAGCCTGCAACCACATCAGCCAACCCCTAGAAGAGAAGCATCACCTATTTGGAAACCATGAAGAAGTCTTTCTGGGCCTTCTGATGGCTCCTGAAACCCATCCAGACCCCCAGGAGACCAGCATATCTGCTGGTGAAATAAAGGCTTCCAGTGTCCCTAGTTTCTGGCTGTGCTCTGTACTCTATAGCGAGGATTCTGTTTGCCTGGAAAGATTATATGAAAAGCACCTTGGATATTTTtgttcaagttccctctctg atgcacctgctgaaattgccTCTTCTCTGCACcgattaaag CTGGAAATAGGACTCGGGCCAGGAGATCACTTACAGAAGCAGTACAGCATGGCTCCAATCAGGGCCAGTACAGCCACCACGGCCACCAGCAAGCCGATCACGATGCCGGAAATGGCGATCAAAGACTGCTCCGAAGGAGTGGAAGAATTCTCTGGAAGAAAAAAAGACATTGTG GAACTCATGTGCCCCTGCACAAAAACCTGTCACCACCAGACAGAGGAACACACCACAGAGCAACCCCAGTCTTTATCAGGGAGCAAGGAGGGTCCCTCTTGCAGGCTCACTCGTCCCAACAGGCTCTCTCTGCAGGACAAAGAGATGATGGCGCTACCCACAAGCCCGCGAGGGTCACCCAAAGCCCTTATTCTGGCAG gCTTCCTCCTGAGTTGTGTTTTTTCCCAACTGGTACCAGCACAGAATCAGATTAGATTTTCTGTGGATGTGAAACCACCGAACCCCAGTGCAGGTCAAGACGTCACCTTCTCCTTGAGAAACATCCCAAGCCCACTTATTGAGTGCTCGTGGACCCGGGATAGCCCATCAGGGAGATCAGATGAAATCCTTGCGCAAAACACATCAGATCCCAGGCGGCAGATACGAGGCTCCGGGCACACGGGCCGGGAGACCTTGGGGCCTGATTGCTCCTTACACATCAGGGAGCTAAGAAAGACAGACAAGGGAAACTACACCGTAAATATACTGGTTCAAGGCAACCAGAATTCCGGGAAGGGaaccagccagcagcagccagtggaggCCTTCCAAACTGTGTACCTAAGCGTCTCTT CCTGGATTCAAATCCAGATCACCTCTAATCCACCACATCCCAAGCCTGGTCATAACATCACTCTGATTCAAGAAAGAATCCCACAGCAGTTTGATTCCTGTGTGTGGTCCAAACGGAGCCTTTCTGGAACACAAGAAGAAATCTTCGATTACcatcaagaggaggaggaatggaaacAGAAGGGCAGCTCAGCCAGAAGGCGAGTAAAGGTGCTACAGGATTGCTCCTTACACATCACGAACGCAGTCAGCGCTGACACCGGCAACTACACAGTAACTGCAGAGGTTCCTGTGACCAAGGGCCAAGGGCAAGGAGAAGATTTCCAGCAGTACAAAGGatacctggttttaaagatcgccGAACAGGCTGGTG gGAAGGAGCCCCAGCGACCTGGCAATTCTGCCTCTCTGAGCTACTCTGCCAGAGTTCTCCTTGGCGTTCTGCTGGGATCTCTTGCCTGGGCGGAAACACTGAAGGCCCTGCTGTTCT AA
- the CEACAM19 gene encoding carcinoembryonic antigen-related cell adhesion molecule 19 has product MQDWVIQGPFCKVCLLAVQAVANVSVVSIPETPLEGQNVTLSVENVMGTIRQFDWYRGQATDGGTRIFTYFPGYGRPQRNGVQFTQREFALPNGSLLISGVRASDAKPYTVVILVRPKGTLKGTIDLSLAGSTTKPPPVTFTSLKPPAKEPAKVPWMMGWIVAGVVVGILLAGALGAAVVYRFVLQKADPGSGVAGKLDARVKKPPVSKHDDKEPIYEVMDSPVESPKIDGKGPPPIPGPQPPLPGTGPKLDSNYMDLLCRAESIYSEIKR; this is encoded by the exons ATGCAGGATTGGGTGATCCAGGGCCCCTTTTGTAAGGTGTGTCTTCTAGCAG TCCAAGCCGTCGCAAACGTCTCGGTCGTCTCCATCCCTGAGACCCCACTCGAGGGTCAGAATGTCACGCTCTCGGTGGAAAATGTGATGGGCACCATCCGTCAGTTCGACTGGTACCGAGGGCAGGCGACAGACGGGGGGACGAGGATCTTCACCTACTTCCCCGGATATGGCCGTCCTCAGCGTAACGGGGTCCAGTTCACCCAGAGAGAATTTGCTTTACCCAACGGGTCCCTCCTCATCAGTGGAGTTCGGGCCTCCGACGCCAAGCCTTAcacggtggtcattttggtcCGGCCCAAAGGAACCCTCAAGGGGACGATTGATCTCAGTCTGGCGG GCTCAACCACCAAGCCACCCCCCGTGACGTTCACCTCCCTGAAACCCCCGGCGAAGGAGCCAGCCAAGGTCCCTTGGATGATGGGCTGGATAGTGGCCGGAGTCGTGGTCGGCATTCTTCTGGCTGGAGCCTTGGGGGCCGCCGTGGTTTACCGCTTTGTCCTACAGAAGGCAGATCCGGGCTCAGG AGTGGCAGGGAAACTGGACGCAAGAGTCAAAAAGCCACCAGTATCTAAACATG ATGACAAGGAACCCATTTACGAGGTGATGGATTCGCCAGTGGAATCACCGAAGATAGACGGGAAAGGGCCTCCCCCTATCCCGGGGCCTCAACCT CCTCTGCCAGGCACTGGCCCCAAGCTGGACTCAAACTACATG GATCTGCTGTGCAGGGCAGAATCAATCTATTCTGAGATCAAGAGGTGA